The Triticum aestivum cultivar Chinese Spring chromosome 4B, IWGSC CS RefSeq v2.1, whole genome shotgun sequence sequence TGCAAAGCTTGGCTCAAGACATCTGTGTACCCAAATAGTTCTTCCATCAAGTGCAACATGAAAACAAACTCAAATGACTCAAATGATCTCAATATAGTTTGAGCTCCAATACCCTCAGCACTGTTATACTCTTTTCCAATCCTTTTGAGAACTTTCTGGATTGAAGGGTACAAAGAAAGAACATGTGACACCGTTTTAGAGTGGGATCCCCAACGAGTTTCACATGGTCTTCCCAAACCCATCTCCTGGTTTTGCCCTTTGCCGGTTTCAATTTCATCTAATTGCAATGCTTCAATAAGATAATCAGCTTGAGCTTCTCGAAACATTTGTATCTTTTTGCAAGACAAACCCAGGACATTCAACAAAGATGAAAGTTGTTGAAAGAATGAAAAGCAGTCACCATTCTCTTTAGCAACAGCAACTAGAGTTAACTGAAGTTGATGGGCAAAGCAATGAACATAATAAGCAGAAGGAGACTCATCCATAATTAATTTCTTCAAACCATTAGCCTTACCCTTCATGTTGCTGGCCCCGTCGTATCCTTGTCCACGAACCATAGAAAAACTCAAAGAATTTTCCATCAATAGTTTCTCAATTGCCTTTTTAAGTGTCAGAGAGGTAGTGTCCTCAACATGGACAATTCCAAGAAATCTCTCAACCGGCCATCCAATTTTGTCAACATACCGCAAGCAAAGAGCCAATTCTTCCCGTTGGTACACATCACTAGATTCATCGGCAAGTATGGCAAAATATtcttcaccaagatctttcatgATGAGACTAGTTGTCTCTTTAGCACAACAATTGATGAGTTCTAACTGTATATCATGGCATGTCATTTTACAGTTCTTTGGAGCATTTCTTAGAACCACTTTGTCGACATCTTCAAACCTTTCTGCTAGATGATTTAAAAGCTCAAGAAAATTCCCCTTGTTAAGTGATTCTTCACTTTCATCATGACCGCGAAAAGCCAAGCCTTGCTTCAAAAGAAATCTCAGACAGTAAATAGAATAACCTAGTCGAGAAATATATCGAGCCTTGGCTTGTTTGGAAGTTGAAGCCATAGACTGCCTAATTGATGCATCGGGCTTAATGAACAAATCATATTTCTCTTGAGCTTCACAATGAGCACTAGTGAGAGAACCAGAATGTTTTCCACACCTATTTTTCATCATGTTCCAATTTCTGAACCCTCCTTTCACAAAAGCATCACCACCTTTATGTTTAGTTTTATCCTTGAACAAGTAGCAAACAAAGCAAAACACCGCATCTAGTTCAACACTATACTCAAGCCATTCGCATGTGTCAAACCAATGAGCTGAAAAGCGACGGTTATTACCTCCAATTTTTGTTATTTTGAATTGATGTTTCTTTGGTTGACAAGCCCCCATTGCAATGTATCTCCTTCTCACCAAGTCTTGGTCATTGACGTCATAGTTCATGATGGGAATCCTCTTCCCGGGATCAGGCTGAAGTACATACACTGCTTCATCATCAAATTCTTCATCCGAATCTTCATCTTCTACATCTGGCGAACCTATCTCTGGTTCCATGCCACTGTTATTACTTGTCTGCACTAGTGCCAACTGTAGTTCGTTGGAAGGTGGGTTACAAACATTTTGATCTTGATCTTGGTTTTCAGCATCGATAGATACCGATGTTGGTGTTGATGTTGAACTTATCTTCGGCGCCTTTGAAGCAGCTCTGTCCCACAAACGCTTCAAATCACCGCCCTCCTTGTTCTTCATATTTCACACCTGTACAAAAAAACATGTTAGATAGTGATGGCAGTATACTTGGCATGGTGGGCAGTCTCACAAATTCAAATATTCATAATTCAGAAATTTATATGCATGAGATTCACCTTGTTTTCCCTGTACTGCTTCACAAGTTTTCTAGCAAGCCAATGCAAACCACACTCAAAATTGACAGGATGCTACAATAGGTCAATCAAAAGAAAATTAGGGAGTGAAAATAATCATCTCTTCTTAACTAACAAATCGGAGAAATCAAGATTGAACACTCACTGACTCGTAAAAAACAATCAGAGGAATCAGTGTCGGTGCCTGATGTGTGTGCGCTGGTGCTGCCGCCGTTTCTCAATTGGAGGCGAAGCAGCGAACAGGCGCGAGGAGATCGATCTGCTAGATCCAAGATGGCAGATTGGTGACGCGGCCGATGGCGGATGCGGGCATGCGGCCGATGGCGGATGCGGGCATGCGGCCGATGGCGGATGCGGGCATGCGGCGCGGCGATGTGCGTcagaggcggcggaggagacgCAGCGCTGCGCAGCGGCGGTTGAATCGAAGGATCGAGGCGACACGTTCCAGGTCGAGCTGTCTCCTCGGCTTCGTCAATCGGCCAGCCGCATCATTAAACCTCAACGATAAGGCCCAGTAGCGCTAGCTAGCAATGTAGCAGCCCAATATTGGCCCAAGTGGCGCTGGAGTCGTTCTCTTCTTCGTTTCTCTCCTCTGTACGTACAAAAAGATTGCCATATGTGATATAAAGGCATATAGGAGCTTATATActgaattttttttgcaaaaaagatTGGGTATGCATTGCATACCCTTGCATTAGCCTAGCTCCGCCCCTGACTGCATGGATGATGAGTGGTCACGTCGGCTATGGTAGAGCTGCGGCCATGGTCTACTAACTCGTAGTACCTACGTAGCCAACATTTTTTTTCCAACCGGGCTCTCAACCCCTTTCCATTAATTTCGCAATCAACGGAAATACATCAGTTTGTATCCAGATGTTCTTAGTGCCCAAACCACTACAACTAACAGGATGAAAGATATAAGCCTTTTGAGATCAAATGAAGCTGAAAGGGGAGAGCGAGCTGGCGCATCATCAGGAAACCCACCGCAGGATGATCCTGGAACGGACCACCCGCCATGGGACGAAAACCTGATGACACTCACAAACCGCAGCCCAAAAACGACAGGAGAGGAAATCCCAGGATGAGGCAAGTTAAACAACATCTGCGACTAGGCTAACCGTAACCAGAAGACATAAAACCAGCGGGCATCAAACCCGAGTGGGAGGCGGCAAGCAAAAGGACCGAGCGCTGAGCACTGCTAACCAATCTGGATCCCTTCTCTATCACCCAAAAGGGATCTGCCTCGAGGGAGGGACCTGTCCGCCAGCGCAGCAGCCGTGTGAGCCAACTCTTCACTCCAGCCTGGAGCTTCGCCCTTTCTTCTTCCTTTAGCAAACCTGCCCAGTACAACAAAAATGAGCATGCAGTGAAAACAGCCTCAAGAGGAGAACGAACAATATGATTATCAAATGTGACTTTATTGCGGAGGGTCCAAATCCCCCAGCATATTGCAGCAATAATCATCATGTAAAACTGTTTCCCATCCGGAAAGAACTTATAAAGCCAAGTTAAGCTTTGCCACAGAGAGCGAGGGCAACATGAAACCCCAGCCGTCATGCCCAACACCCCCCAAACCGACCGAGCAAGCGAACAGGTAAAGAACAAATGATTTGCTGTCTCGACTTCATTACAGAAGGAGCACACAGGATTTCCAGGCCAGTTTCTAATGCACATATTATCACGAGTGAGAACTGCGTTCTGAAACAGCTGCCAAAGGAAAATCTTAATTTTCAGCGAAATAGGTGCTTTCCATACCATCCTATAGTTAGGACCTGAAAGATTTCTTTCCAACCATACATATACGGATTTAGTAGTAAACTTCCCTTTACTATCAAAATCCCACAAGATTCTATCTGGGGAGTCATTCAACGACAGTTTTTTAGCCTCCATAACCATCCAAGCCCACTGCTCACCCCACACCCCAACCAATCTACGTCTAAAGCCCAGCTCATAGTTGTTAGTCGCCCAAGATGCAACCGTGCATTCCTGCTCCTGGCAAATACCAAATAGATCAGGAAAGTGATCTTTCAATGCAATATTCTCAGCCCACGGATCATACTAGACCCTAGCCAGGTTTCCACTTTCGATTTTAACTTTTCTTCTTGCCATATAAGAATCCTTGACCTTCATAATTGCTTTCCAGCAGGGAGAGTCCGAAAAGCGGCTCCGAGTGGTAGCCACTGTTTTGTTCCTGAAGTATCTAGCTCTTACAATACGCTGCCATAGCCCATCACTTGTTTCTAACTTCCACCACCACTTAACAAGTAGGGCAATATTTTGTTTATGAAGATCTTTAATCCCTAATCCCCCAATCCTTTTCGATCGACATATCCTCGTCCACTTAACCATATGGTATCCATGTTTCTTATTTTTCCTCCTCCAAAAAAAACGTCTGCGATGTTTATCCAGCTTCTCAATAAAGGTCTTATTAAAAAGGAACATTGACATGAGGAAAGAGGGAATTCCATCCAAACTGGACCCTAGCAATGTTAGTCTAGCTCCAGAAGATGCTGCATATGCTACCCAGGCATCAAGTTTTTTGATCATTTTCCCGGATTATTTATGCTAAGCAAAGCGCCGATCGGGAGCGTGTGCCTACGGTTTATATACTGATTTTAATAGGGCTGAAGGTGCTAAATTTAGCAATCTACGCCGGGACGATTTTGATGCGAGCGACATAGATGGCGGTGAGCGACGCACCACCCTAGATAGAAGAGACCTAAATAAACTAGCAGTAGCCGCAGCTGCCGGTGCAACGCATATGCATCGGTCGGTCGGTCGATGGCCGCAGGGAGAGACCAATAATGCCGGTGCGGGTGCGACGGACCACAGGCTGGCGCCTGGTCCACGTCCACTGCCGCTGCCTCCACTTCCACACCCTActgctactactccctccttccatctatatagggcctaatgcgtttttcgaggctaattttgaccaaatattagagtaataatatatgacatgcaacttacacaaagcacaccgttaaattcgtgtgtgaaaggagttttcaatgatataattttcacattgtgcatgtcatgtattattaatcttgtcaatagtcaaatgcggtcttaaaaaatgcattaggccctatatagatggaaggagggagtactactaatcCGGCCCATGCAGGGCGGACACGTATCGGCCATGTAACCGCCTCCCCGCGCGCGCCGTGTAAAGCGCCCCGTACGTGGAGCCGCtccgtgcgccgccccgcccgcccatGTGACGTGACGCAGCGGCGGATGCGGATAGGATGCAGGCTGGCTGGCTATGCCGCcatgggggagaagaggaggggagagAATCCGCGCTACGTACGCCACATGCGCCGTAGGCCGTTGGGACGGGTGCCGTCATCCACGTTCGTCCGTCCCGATGCCGGCCACGGCGTCGCGAACCATTTCGTTTCGCGGCTGGCTGGCGCGGCGGCACGCCACGTGAGGCCGGCCGGCCGCCGCGGTGACCGCGACGGGGACGTGAGCGGGAGCGCGGGTGGCGCGGCTTTGCCGCGGCGCTTTTCCTGCTTTGTCCTCTGCTGCGTGTGGGCGGGACGGGGACCCCGGATGTCAGGGCCTCGTGCGTGCCCCCTGCCCCCCGTGCCTCCGTACGGCCGGCCCGGGGGAGGTAGGCCTACTCCCTCCGTGGGGGTCCTCCGCCTGGCATGGGAGCCGCTACGTGCACTGCGCTGCTTGCACGGTTGCACCTTGGCCGCTCGTTTAATTAAGTGATGCGAAAAAGTTGCCGCTACGAACAAACTCATATCTGCGCCCGTACACTACGCTAAGCAGCCGATTGATGACTACGATTACAAACTACAACATGGAACGGCATCTCTTAAGAAACAAGTCCATCTTCAACGCGGATCTCGCTTCTAAAGGCGCTTATCCGATCCGGAAGTAGCTGACGCTCAAACGAATATAAAAAATGTCTAGATACAAACGTTTAAGTGTCAACTAATTCTGAACGAAGGAAGAGAAAATAAACTGTTTCAACGCTAGACGCTAGTTATAGAAAACTGGCTTCTGCGCTACTTGTCTTATCTTGCGTGGTGAAGAAAAGCCCAAGCACCCGGTTCCTCTTCTTGACTCGACGCTGCTCCCGGCGCCAGGATTCGACGGCCTAACTGCTTGTCGACCAGGAAATTGATCGGGCGCCCTTGGCCAGTGCCCCGCATTGGACatgctttttatttttattttttgcgtaAAAACTTCCAGTCCATTCATCAACGGTTAAGGTAGTATAAAAAAATAGAAGTAAAAAAATCACATCTAGGTCCGTGGATAACGTTGCGAGGAACACAAACATTGAAGCGAGTCGAAGGCGCGTCGCTGTCATGGCTCCTCCCTCGCCGGAGCATCCTTCTAAACCCCCGCCACTCTTCTTCGACGGGCGTCGGTAGTCCACTTCGCACCCCGAACCATCAATCTCTAGCTACCCTACATCTTGCCGCATTGGCCCTGACTATGGGCCGCTCCTGACTTGACCTTGTATCTTCGCCTTATCTCTATATGATGTGGGAATTACACGTTGTATTCCTCAAATGCAAACGCATGTATATACGATGTACAAGAGGTGGACCACGACCTCgactatacaaggaactaggaggtgGGTCCAATACACGGATATGCACAACACACATACTCAACACCCctccccccccacccccccaccccccgctcagtcgaagcggcaccgtgctgacgcaaagactggaccggaactcctcaaactacgccgtaggcaagcccttggtcatgatatctgcaaattgttggGAAATAGGGACGTGTGAAACAtgaatatggccaagggccacctgttcccgaacaaaatgaatatccagcTCAATATGCTTGGTCTGTCGATGATGCACTGGATTAGCGGAGAGGTAGGCTGGCGATGCGATCGATCGGCGCGATGCAGCGCGCTAGCGAGTTGGCTGGCGGGCGTGCGAGCGGCGGACTGGCGATGCAGCGCGCTAGCGAGTTGGAGGTTGCGAGGCGAGCGAGCGGCGGGCTAGCGagcgggcgagggagggacgaGCGGCGGCTGGCGCGGGAGACGcgctggcagcggcggcggcagcgacggcgacggAAGACTAGGGTTAGAACCGGAAAACTTATACCATGTGTGATGTGGGAAATACACGTTGTATTCCTCAGGTGCAAACACACGTATATATGAAAAGGTGGAccacgacctcaactatacaaggaactagaAGGTGGGTCCAATATACAGATatgcacaacacatatactcaacaaccTCCCTTTCTTCTTCGAGAACAAATGACTTACAACGACTCTAAGGCCACTTACCAATAGCAAACGTGTCCAAGAAAAATGCATcaacttatttatttcctttgttgTTTGTAGCCGAATTCGAACTGCACATACGTATGAAGATGACCTCAAGGTCCACCGATTTGGTCCATTGATTATATATAGGGC is a genomic window containing:
- the LOC123094334 gene encoding zinc finger MYM-type protein 1, with product MKNKEGGDLKRLWDRAASKAPKISSTSTPTSVSIDAENQDQDQNVCNPPSNELQLALVQTSNNSGMEPEIGSPDVEDEDSDEEFDDEAVYVLQPDPGKRIPIMNYDVNDQDLVRRRYIAMGACQPKKHQFKITKIGGNNRRFSAHWFDTCEWLEYSVELDAVFCFVCYLFKDKTKHKGGDAFVKGGFRNWNMMKNRCGKHSGSLTSAHCEAQEKYDLFIKPDASIRQSMASTSKQAKARYISRLGYSIYCLRFLLKQGLAFRGHDESEESLNKGNFLELLNHLAERFEDVDKVVLRNAPKNCKMTCHDIQLELINCCAKETTSLIMKDLGEEYFAILADESSDVYQREELALCLRYVDKIGWPVERFLGIVHVEDTTSLTLKKAIEKLLMENSLSFSMVRGQGYDGASNMKGKANGLKKLIMDESPSAYYVHCFAHQLQLTLVAVAKENGDCFSFFQQLSSLLNVLGLSCKKIQMFREAQADYLIEALQLDEIETGKGQNQEMGLGRPCETRWGSHSKTVSHVLSLYPSIQKVLKRIGKEYNSAEGIGAQTILRSFESFEFVFMLHLMEELFGYTDVLSQALQRRDQDIVNAIDLISLTKQQLLNLREDSGWELFLENVKSFCLKHKIKVPDMDGFYKSALRSNKFFKKVKNLHRFRIDMFLGLIDRQLQELNNRFDEVNTELLVCMASFNPVDSFAAYDQEKLVKLAHFYPKDFSKTEILKLPYELSMFIADMRRDERFRKVKNIAQLSAKLVETKKNNIICHCLQASQVGLNSAGGDC